A stretch of Paludisphaera borealis DNA encodes these proteins:
- a CDS encoding sigma-70 family RNA polymerase sigma factor — protein sequence MWPDAIETQRLLEQVERADPCAVDELWERHRPALRRMIDARLDRTLGRRVDASDVVQDVLLRASQRLGDYLRDPRMPFHLWLRQIARDHVIDAHRRHRGADKRSLDRERPAVAFADRSSFELAADLRDPALTPAAEALRDELRKRFREAIDLLDDADREIILLRHFEQLANGEAAQVLGLSEAATGMRHLRALRRLRGILGEAPSLC from the coding sequence ATGTGGCCGGACGCGATCGAGACGCAGCGGCTCCTGGAGCAGGTCGAGCGGGCCGACCCCTGCGCGGTCGACGAGCTGTGGGAGCGTCACCGCCCTGCCCTCCGGCGGATGATCGACGCCCGCCTCGACCGCACGCTCGGCCGGCGGGTCGACGCCAGCGACGTCGTGCAGGACGTGCTCTTGCGAGCCAGCCAGCGGCTGGGCGACTACCTCCGCGACCCCCGCATGCCGTTCCATCTCTGGCTCCGTCAAATCGCGCGCGATCATGTGATCGACGCCCATCGCCGCCACCGGGGCGCGGATAAGCGCAGCCTCGACCGCGAGCGGCCCGCCGTGGCGTTTGCCGACCGCTCGTCCTTCGAACTGGCCGCTGACCTGAGAGACCCCGCGCTCACCCCGGCGGCCGAGGCCCTGCGCGACGAGCTGAGGAAGCGGTTCCGCGAGGCGATCGACCTCCTCGACGACGCGGATCGCGAGATCATCCTCCTCCGCCACTTCGAGCAGCTCGCCAACGGCGAGGCCGCGCAGGTGCTGGGGTTGAGCGAGGCCGCGACGGGCATGCGGCACCTCCGGGCCCTCCGGCGGCTTCGCGGAATCCTCGGCGAAGCCCCTTCCCTCTGCTGA
- a CDS encoding thiol-disulfide oxidoreductase DCC family protein produces the protein MEKLYVLYDADCGLCSWARRWIIQQPAFLPLRFIPAGSDTAARLFPGLSRPDEPKQELVVVGDDGAVYRNENAWIMCLYALEEYREWAVRLAHPLLRPLAREGFALLSRQRPRISRWLSLASEVEIADTLGHVHAPSCARTPSDVFDSTAGSSPRGFVEIDASP, from the coding sequence ATGGAGAAACTTTATGTTCTTTACGACGCTGACTGCGGCCTTTGCAGTTGGGCCCGGCGCTGGATCATCCAGCAGCCGGCGTTTCTGCCGCTCCGTTTCATCCCGGCCGGGTCGGACACGGCCGCGCGGCTGTTCCCGGGCCTCAGCCGGCCGGACGAGCCCAAGCAAGAGCTGGTGGTCGTCGGCGACGACGGCGCGGTTTATCGTAATGAGAACGCCTGGATCATGTGCCTGTACGCGCTGGAGGAGTATCGCGAATGGGCCGTGCGCCTGGCGCATCCGCTGCTCCGGCCGCTCGCCCGGGAAGGGTTCGCGCTCCTCTCGCGGCAGCGGCCGCGGATCTCGCGGTGGTTGAGCCTCGCCAGCGAGGTCGAGATCGCCGACACGCTCGGCCACGTCCACGCGCCGTCGTGCGCCCGGACGCCGTCCGACGTCTTTGATTCCACCGCCGGCTCGTCTCCGCGCGGGTTCGTCGAAATCGACGCGAGCCCCTGA
- a CDS encoding CotH kinase family protein — MPRTTLGIFLLVIAGVLIGLAAIGVIDDPGAFEASPALAQGPPPGPGGPPGFGGPGFGPGMFLAPTVVKEADADEDGKLSPEEAGKAAEKFIRDADKDKKGSIDADALGRAVNRRMPPPPPGFGPEEPSDEFGPGTFMAPGIVEAADANKDGRLSPEEAAKAAEKFVRDADADKKGGLDADALAKAMSQRMGPPPGFGGPGGPGGKEKKLVKAFDKDGDGRLNLAERVAARESLKKDKAAGGGRRGFGPPPGFGGGKEEPVKPGPRIAPGDVATYSGKPLYDPTIVRTLFLDFDDKGWEGEMADFYKSDVEIPATLTVDGRKLPGVGVHFRGMSSFFTVKEGHKRSLNVSLDFVNPDQKLDGYKTLNLLNAHEDSSFLHTILYSEIARNYLPTPKANFVRVVIDGESWGLYTNVQQFDKQFLAENFGTDKGARWKVPGNPGADGGLRYLGDDLKEYESRFELKSPSVKGKGKDDWKALIDLCRTLNQTPPDKLEAALGPILDVDGVLWFLAVENVLVNGDGYWTRASDYSIYRDPKGKFHVVPHDMNETFQPAMMFGPPGGPGGRGGRGGRPGGGPGGPGFGPGGPGGGPGGRPGGPGGMGAAGVDLDPLVGLDNERTPLRSKLLAVPALKARYLSHVKTIAETWLDWKTLGPIVERYRALIEKEIEADTRKLSSLAAFQKSVAEADEPAPAPGAGPGRGRRELSLKAFADGRRRALLDNAEIKKAKADEPK; from the coding sequence ATGCCGAGAACGACTCTGGGGATTTTTCTGTTGGTGATCGCGGGGGTGCTGATCGGCCTCGCCGCCATCGGCGTGATCGACGATCCGGGCGCCTTCGAGGCGTCTCCGGCGCTGGCACAAGGGCCGCCGCCGGGCCCCGGCGGGCCTCCCGGCTTCGGCGGTCCCGGCTTCGGCCCCGGCATGTTCCTGGCGCCGACGGTGGTCAAGGAGGCCGACGCCGACGAGGACGGCAAGCTCTCGCCCGAGGAAGCCGGCAAGGCCGCCGAGAAGTTCATTCGCGACGCCGACAAGGACAAGAAGGGCTCGATCGACGCCGACGCGCTCGGCCGCGCGGTGAATCGGCGGATGCCGCCGCCTCCTCCGGGCTTCGGTCCTGAAGAACCGTCCGACGAGTTCGGACCGGGGACGTTCATGGCGCCGGGGATCGTCGAGGCCGCCGACGCGAACAAGGACGGCCGACTCTCGCCCGAGGAGGCCGCCAAGGCCGCTGAGAAATTCGTCCGCGACGCCGACGCGGACAAGAAAGGCGGGCTCGACGCCGACGCGCTGGCGAAGGCCATGAGCCAGCGGATGGGCCCGCCGCCGGGCTTCGGCGGTCCGGGAGGTCCGGGAGGCAAGGAGAAGAAGCTCGTCAAGGCGTTCGACAAGGACGGCGACGGCCGCTTGAACCTGGCCGAGCGGGTGGCGGCCCGCGAGTCGTTGAAGAAGGACAAGGCCGCTGGCGGCGGCCGTCGCGGCTTCGGCCCTCCTCCGGGATTCGGCGGCGGTAAGGAAGAGCCCGTGAAGCCCGGTCCACGCATCGCGCCCGGCGACGTCGCGACGTACTCCGGCAAGCCGCTTTACGACCCGACCATCGTCCGCACCCTGTTCCTGGACTTCGACGACAAGGGGTGGGAGGGGGAGATGGCCGACTTCTATAAATCCGACGTCGAGATTCCGGCCACGCTCACCGTCGACGGCCGCAAGCTGCCGGGCGTGGGCGTCCACTTCCGCGGCATGTCGTCGTTCTTCACCGTCAAAGAAGGGCACAAACGGTCGTTGAACGTCTCGCTCGACTTCGTGAACCCGGACCAGAAGCTCGACGGCTACAAGACGCTCAACCTCCTCAACGCGCATGAGGATTCGAGTTTCCTGCATACGATTCTCTATTCCGAGATCGCCCGTAACTACCTACCGACGCCCAAGGCCAACTTCGTCCGGGTCGTTATCGACGGCGAGAGCTGGGGGCTGTACACCAACGTCCAGCAGTTCGACAAGCAATTCCTCGCCGAGAACTTCGGGACCGATAAGGGCGCGCGTTGGAAGGTTCCGGGCAACCCCGGCGCCGACGGCGGGCTTCGCTACCTTGGCGACGACCTCAAGGAGTATGAAAGCCGGTTCGAGCTGAAATCGCCCAGCGTCAAGGGGAAGGGTAAGGACGACTGGAAGGCCCTCATCGATCTGTGCCGGACTCTCAATCAGACTCCGCCCGACAAGCTGGAAGCCGCTCTGGGTCCGATCCTCGACGTCGACGGCGTGCTCTGGTTTCTGGCCGTCGAGAACGTGCTCGTCAACGGCGACGGCTACTGGACACGCGCCAGCGACTACAGCATTTACCGAGATCCCAAAGGCAAGTTCCACGTCGTGCCACACGACATGAACGAGACCTTCCAGCCCGCCATGATGTTCGGCCCTCCAGGAGGCCCCGGTGGGCGTGGCGGGCGGGGTGGACGCCCCGGCGGCGGTCCTGGTGGTCCTGGCTTCGGCCCCGGCGGTCCCGGCGGTGGTCCTGGCGGGCGTCCTGGCGGTCCTGGCGGCATGGGGGCCGCGGGGGTCGATCTTGATCCGCTGGTCGGGCTCGACAACGAGCGTACCCCGCTTCGAAGCAAGCTGCTGGCCGTGCCCGCGTTGAAGGCTCGTTATCTTAGCCATGTCAAGACGATCGCCGAGACCTGGCTCGACTGGAAGACGCTCGGGCCGATCGTCGAACGCTATCGGGCGCTGATCGAGAAGGAGATCGAGGCCGACACGCGCAAGCTGTCGTCCCTCGCCGCGTTCCAGAAATCGGTGGCCGAGGCCGACGAGCCTGCGCCCGCACCCGGAGCCGGCCCCGGTCGAGGACGTCGCGAACTGAGCCTGAAGGCGTTCGCCGACGGCCGCAGGCGCGCTCTGCTCGACAACGCGGAGATCAAGAAAGCCAAGGCCGACGAGCCGAAGTGA
- a CDS encoding DUF4956 domain-containing protein codes for MPEWLGASLSNGQASAPSLLAWRIGAALVLGVAVSGIYRWARRGQLVQTTFLTTLVLLAVAIAMATQVIGDNVARAFSLVGALSVVRFRTVVKDTQDTAFVILAVVVGMAAGANNLAVALVGLGIVGVASCFLWPHRQGGDWRATDCVLTIRVALTPGAQAVAEQAVAAVVSRSSLVSAGTARQGVSLDLVYRIRLRPGLAPAQVVADLNSLEGVESVELRRAD; via the coding sequence ATGCCGGAATGGCTCGGTGCGTCGTTGTCGAACGGTCAGGCGTCGGCTCCGTCGCTGCTGGCGTGGCGGATCGGGGCGGCGCTGGTGCTCGGCGTGGCGGTGTCGGGGATCTACCGCTGGGCGCGTCGGGGACAACTCGTCCAGACGACGTTCCTGACGACGCTGGTGCTGTTGGCCGTGGCGATCGCGATGGCGACCCAGGTCATCGGCGACAACGTGGCGCGGGCGTTCAGCCTGGTCGGCGCCTTGTCGGTCGTCCGGTTTCGGACCGTGGTCAAGGATACGCAGGACACGGCGTTCGTGATCCTGGCGGTGGTCGTCGGCATGGCCGCGGGCGCCAACAATCTCGCCGTGGCGCTCGTGGGCTTGGGGATCGTCGGCGTGGCGTCGTGCTTCCTCTGGCCGCATCGGCAGGGGGGCGACTGGCGCGCGACCGACTGCGTGCTCACGATTCGCGTCGCCCTGACGCCGGGGGCCCAGGCCGTGGCTGAGCAAGCCGTGGCGGCGGTCGTCTCGCGGTCGTCGCTGGTCTCGGCCGGAACGGCGCGGCAGGGCGTCTCGCTCGATTTGGTCTACCGCATCCGCCTCCGGCCCGGCCTGGCCCCGGCGCAGGTCGTGGCCGACTTGAATTCGCTGGAAGGAGTTGAGAGCGTGGAGCTGCGCCGCGCCGATTGA
- a CDS encoding response regulator transcription factor: protein MMTHETTPAAEKEPLAQGVSILLIDDDVELCELLREFFAGQGVRLESADDGRRGLSLALEGRHDLVLLDGMLPGLDGFEVLRLVRRQSQVPVIMLSARTAKADRLAGLGAGADDYVPKPFDPDELLARARAVLRRSGRPAQAVDRLEVDGIRLIPSAREVWREGEIVPVTTIEYDILEFLIRSAGRIITRDELTAALYRRRSSPFDRAIDVHVSRLRKKLGAYGTRILTVRGTGYLFRAGPSGEAER from the coding sequence ATGATGACGCACGAAACGACTCCCGCCGCCGAGAAAGAGCCCCTCGCCCAGGGGGTCTCGATCTTGCTCATCGACGACGACGTCGAGCTTTGCGAGCTGCTCCGCGAGTTCTTCGCCGGCCAGGGCGTGCGTCTGGAATCGGCGGACGACGGCCGCCGCGGCCTGAGCCTGGCGCTGGAGGGCCGGCACGACCTGGTCTTGCTCGACGGGATGCTGCCGGGCCTGGACGGCTTCGAGGTGCTTCGGCTGGTGCGGCGGCAGAGCCAGGTTCCGGTCATCATGCTGTCGGCCCGCACCGCCAAGGCCGACCGGCTCGCGGGACTCGGCGCGGGGGCCGACGACTACGTGCCGAAGCCGTTCGACCCCGACGAACTGCTCGCCCGCGCGCGGGCCGTGCTCCGGCGCTCGGGCCGGCCGGCGCAGGCCGTCGATCGGTTGGAAGTGGACGGCATCCGGCTCATCCCCTCGGCCCGCGAGGTCTGGCGAGAAGGCGAGATCGTGCCGGTGACGACGATCGAGTACGACATCCTCGAATTCCTCATTCGCTCCGCCGGCCGGATCATCACCCGCGACGAGCTGACCGCCGCGCTCTACCGCCGCCGCAGCTCGCCGTTCGACCGCGCCATCGACGTCCACGTCAGCCGGCTCCGCAAGAAGCTGGGCGCGTACGGAACGCGCATCCTCACGGTTCGGGGAACCGGCTACCTGTTCCGCGCCGGTCCGTCGGGCGAGGCCGAGCGATGA
- a CDS encoding sensor histidine kinase, whose translation MRSIYAKLVLWAVGVSVLSLVGFIATFSYLEEPHPGRRGFINGLMSLQLEGARRALADGGPDRLAAYLRTLNEDFRVEHHLVDRNGVDLVDGRDRSDDLARASNPPHPPAPRANGGQATKLAIDDGPRLLVLIPRPPRWTTTLPYYLWIIVPVLGLLYALAVHLARPLLSLRRAVDRFGRGELSTRIGSQRRDEIGELARAFDLMAQRIESLMAAERRLIQDVSHELRSPLTRLGLAVRLGRDGGDCQKAMDRIKRETDRLSSLVDELLRLNSAEEDAASRGRDEVPLHDLLRSLVDDCAVEADAKRCRLELRIAAPATILGDLELVRRAVENVLRNAVRHSPADMPVEIDLRSDGSTATITIRDHGPGVPDDALTAVFKPFFRIEGDRSRSSGGVGLGLAIAERAVRLHDGTIAAANAHPGLQVNIRLPVVTDRDSSP comes from the coding sequence ATGAGGTCGATCTACGCCAAACTCGTGCTCTGGGCCGTCGGCGTGTCGGTCCTCTCGCTGGTCGGATTCATCGCCACGTTCTCGTATCTGGAGGAGCCACATCCGGGGCGTCGCGGGTTCATCAACGGGCTGATGAGCCTCCAGCTTGAAGGGGCGAGAAGGGCTCTCGCCGACGGCGGCCCTGATCGGCTCGCGGCGTACCTGAGGACGCTCAACGAGGACTTCCGGGTCGAACACCATCTGGTCGACCGCAACGGGGTCGATCTGGTCGACGGCCGCGACCGCTCGGACGATCTGGCCCGAGCATCGAACCCCCCTCATCCCCCCGCGCCTCGCGCCAACGGCGGCCAGGCGACCAAGCTGGCGATTGACGACGGCCCCCGCCTGCTCGTCCTCATTCCTCGGCCGCCGCGGTGGACGACGACGCTGCCGTACTACCTCTGGATCATCGTGCCGGTGCTGGGACTCCTCTACGCCCTGGCGGTCCACCTGGCGCGTCCGTTGTTGAGCTTGCGGCGGGCGGTCGACCGCTTCGGCCGGGGCGAGCTGTCGACCCGGATCGGCTCGCAGCGCCGCGACGAGATCGGCGAGCTGGCCCGCGCGTTCGACCTGATGGCGCAGCGGATCGAGTCGCTGATGGCCGCCGAGCGGCGGCTGATCCAGGACGTCTCGCACGAGCTGCGGTCGCCGTTGACCCGGCTCGGCCTGGCCGTCCGCCTGGGCCGCGACGGCGGCGACTGCCAGAAAGCCATGGATCGGATCAAGCGCGAGACCGACCGGCTCTCCAGCCTCGTCGACGAGTTGCTCCGGCTCAACTCCGCCGAGGAAGACGCGGCGTCGCGCGGCCGCGACGAGGTCCCGCTGCACGACCTGCTGCGGTCGCTGGTCGACGACTGCGCCGTCGAGGCAGACGCCAAGAGGTGCCGCCTGGAACTCCGCATCGCCGCTCCCGCCACGATCCTGGGCGACCTCGAATTGGTCCGACGGGCCGTCGAGAACGTGCTCCGCAACGCCGTCCGCCACTCGCCCGCCGACATGCCCGTCGAGATCGACCTTCGCTCCGACGGCTCGACCGCGACGATCACGATCCGCGACCACGGCCCCGGCGTCCCCGACGACGCCCTGACCGCCGTTTTCAAGCCGTTCTTCCGGATCGAGGGGGACCGCAGCCGATCGAGCGGCGGCGTCGGCCTGGGCCTGGCCATCGCCGAACGCGCCGTGCGCCTCCACGACGGCACCATCGCCGCTGCCAACGCCCACCCGGGGCTCCAAGTCAATATTCGACTGCCCGTCGTCACAGACCGTGATTCATCTCCGTAA
- a CDS encoding DUF1559 domain-containing protein yields the protein MARRRASVRAAFTLIELLVVIAIIAVLIALLLPAVQSAREAARRIQCTNNLKQLGLAMSTYHDALGTFPPGARYVGWGTWYHYSLPFLEQGSVFNAFNFMGSNITTPQLGYLDVANSTATTIRLAAFQCPSDQATAPIGGVTAGNYAANYGNTGTGLFQITASSPYCCTSYNGVVFGGAPFAWIAVGTAPVQSFAGTYGVASITDGTSNTMLLAEVIQGQSNGSQFDLRGFIQYGSSSGFATYLAPNSKQPDLLNDATYCAYPYSNNPPCKFRTASPPAYPGDTTPGINGDTYAARSRHPGGVNSVYADGSVHYIKDSISLPTWRALSTTHGGEVISADAM from the coding sequence ATGGCACGTCGTCGTGCTTCCGTGCGCGCAGCGTTCACGTTGATCGAGCTTTTGGTTGTGATCGCGATCATCGCGGTTTTGATCGCGCTCTTGCTGCCGGCGGTGCAGTCGGCCCGCGAGGCGGCCCGCCGCATCCAGTGCACCAACAACCTCAAGCAACTCGGCCTGGCGATGTCGACTTATCACGACGCTCTGGGCACGTTCCCTCCGGGCGCTCGCTACGTCGGCTGGGGAACCTGGTATCACTATTCGCTACCGTTCTTGGAGCAGGGCTCGGTTTTCAACGCGTTCAACTTCATGGGGTCGAACATCACCACGCCGCAGCTCGGCTATCTTGATGTGGCGAACTCGACGGCCACGACGATCCGGCTCGCCGCGTTCCAGTGCCCGAGCGACCAGGCGACGGCGCCGATCGGCGGCGTCACCGCGGGAAACTACGCGGCCAACTACGGCAACACCGGAACCGGCCTGTTCCAGATCACGGCGTCGAGCCCCTACTGTTGCACGTCTTACAACGGCGTGGTCTTCGGCGGCGCCCCGTTCGCGTGGATCGCCGTCGGCACGGCCCCGGTGCAGTCGTTCGCGGGGACCTACGGCGTTGCGAGCATCACCGACGGCACGAGCAACACGATGCTTCTTGCCGAAGTGATCCAGGGCCAGAGCAACGGCAGTCAGTTCGACCTGCGCGGCTTCATCCAGTACGGCTCGTCGAGCGGCTTCGCCACCTACCTCGCGCCGAATTCCAAGCAGCCCGACCTGCTCAACGACGCGACGTATTGCGCCTACCCGTACAGCAACAACCCGCCGTGCAAGTTCCGCACCGCCTCGCCGCCGGCCTACCCCGGCGACACCACGCCGGGCATTAACGGCGACACGTACGCCGCGCGCAGCCGCCACCCGGGGGGCGTGAACTCCGTCTACGCCGACGGCAGCGTCCACTACATCAAGGATTCGATCTCGCTGCCGACCTGGCGTGCCCTGAGCACGACGCACGGTGGCGAGGTCATCAGCGCCGACGCCATGTGA